One Denticeps clupeoides chromosome 10, fDenClu1.1, whole genome shotgun sequence genomic window carries:
- the LOC114798167 gene encoding trypsin-like, protein MGQCFKATVLLVLALAVRESSGQRIIGGQEVVPYSIKYQASIQYNRVHYCGGTLIRPQWVVSAAHCWRPSSLIQVVLSEHSLVLEEGFEQIFNVSKALVHYNYNYQTFNNDIMLLKLAEPAQLNANVQPATLLEDTDPPLNSSVSCTVSGWGVTRIYSSYLSQVLYAVVVNVMPNCNFYYYGKITENMLCAGSRFGGKDSCQGDSGGPLICDGNLEGIVSWGIGCANPYFPGVYTKVRNYTKWIKWVIGTNE, encoded by the exons ATGGGTCAGTGCTTCAAGGCCACAGTGCTGCTTGTCCTGGCGTTGGCCGTCAGAG AGAGTTCGGGGCAAAGGATCATCGGAGGTCAAGAGGTCGTCCCGTATTCCATCAAGTATCAGGCGTCCATCCAGTACAACCGGGTGCACTACTGCGGCGGCACCCTGATCCGGCCCCAGTGGGTGGTGTCTGCCGCCCACTGCTGGAGACC GAGCTCGCTCATCCAGGTGGTCTTGAGCGAGCACAGCCTTGTCCTTGAGGAGGGCTTTGAGCAGATCTTCAACGTGTCCAAAGCTTTGGTGCATTATAACTACAACTACCAAACATTCAACAACGACATCATGCTCCTCaag CTGGCCGAACCGGCTCAGCTGAACGCCAACGTCCAGCCTGCCACCCTGCTGGAGGACACCGACCCCCCGCTGAACTCCTCGGTCAGCTGCACCGTGAGCGGGTGGGGCGTCACCCGCATCTACAGCAGCTACCTGTCGCAGGTGCTCTACGCCGTGGTGGTCAACGTCATGCCCAACTGCAACTTCTACTACTACGGGAAGATCACCGAGAACATGCTCTGCGCCGGCTCGCGGTTCGGGGGCAAAGACTCCTGCCAG GGCGACTCCGGCGGTCCCCTCATCTGTGACGGTAATTTGGAGGGGATTGTGTCTTGGGGCATTGGCTGCGCCAACCCATACTTCCCTGGGGTCTACACCAAAGTGAGGAACTACACCAAGTGGATCAAGTGGGTCATCGGCACCAATGAATAG
- the LOC114798166 gene encoding trypsin-like — MTRPAAPLAFLLELLAAVHCQVIVQVPRVIGGYAPAPHAIKYIVSIQSTSGQHFCGGTIINKYWVLTAAHCNVGADYMLIIAGDYSLSMYEGTEQFYRPHFLVPHPDYDEATKNADIMLIKLKAPVYLNSYVSVAPLPRQGAAMPEGSVCRVSGWGSTSPSGGQLPSTLRTARLPIVSVARCNSSSSFDGNITDNMICAGYSTGGKDACKGDSGGPLVCDGRVYGIVSWGEGCADPRYPGVYTAVSRFRRWIDENIFSYYSQCRKY; from the exons ATGACTCGGCCGGCCGCGCCGCTGGCTTTCCTGCTGGAGCTCCTCGCCGCCGTCCACT GCCAAGTCATAGTCCAGGTTCCGCGCGTCATCGGTGGCTACGCCCCGGCGCCGCACGCCATCAAGTACATCGTGTCCATTCAGAGCACCAGCGGACAGCATTTCTGCGGCGGCACCATCATCAACAAGTACTGGGTGCTCACGGCGGCGCACTGCAACGTGGG GGCCGACTACATGCTGATCATCGCAGGAGATTACTCCCTCAGCATGTACGAGGGCACGGAGCAGTTCTACCGGCCTCACTTCCTGGTCCCGCATCCGGACTACGACGAGGCCACCAAGAACGCCGACATCATGCTGATCAAG CTGAAGGCCCCGGTCTACCTCAACAGCTACGTGTCCGTCGCACCGCTGCCGCGGCAAGGCGCCGCCATGCCGGAGGGCAGCGTCTGTCGGGTGTCCGGCTGGGGAAGCACCAGCCCCAGCGGGGGCCAGCTGCCCTCCACGCTCCGCACCGCCCGGCTGCCCATCGTGTCCGTGGCGCGgtgcaacagcagcagctccttcGACGGCAACATCACCGACAACATGATCTGTGCGGGGTACAGCACGGGGGGCAAAGACGCCTGCAAG GGCGACTCCGGCGGCCCACTCGTTTGTGATGGCCGCGTCTACGGCATCGTCTCCTGGGGCGAAGGCTGTGCCGACCCGAGGTACCCGGGGGTCTACACCGCGGTGTCCAGGTTCCGCAGGTGGATCGACGAGAACATATTCAGCTACTACAGCCAGTGCCGCAAGTATTAG
- the LOC114798692 gene encoding mitochondrial ubiquitin ligase activator of NFKB 1-like translates to MDPDGKASVAQLLLLGTSSALTALLFSVYRRRSAAAAALQEATKVSISQDLRGLLSESPGKCVPYAVIEGVVRSAKEPLSSQFVDNCKGVMERLTLREKTMVWNRTTHLWNDCEKIIHQRTNTVPFDLASHDDGVATTVRVVRPLDAAELDLETTYEKFHPAVRSLTNAIGHFLSGERPRGVQETEEMLRVGDSVTAVGELVLDRDAVQLRPPKQDLRYFLSRRSYDALLAKQRRGARAWGLLALACGLAACGALAYVLWRRGRDRRALARLGGDACAVCLSRRRACVFLHCGHVCSCEECYRALPQPKRCPICRAAVDRVVALYNS, encoded by the exons ATGGACCCCGACGGGAAGGCGTCCGTcgcgcagctgctgctgctgggcacCAGCTCGGCCCTGACGGCGCTGCTCTTCTCCGTCTACCGGAGGAGGTCGGCCGCGGCCGCCGCGCTGCAG GAAGCCACCAAGGTGTCCATCAGCCAGGACCTGCGCGGCCTGCTGAGCGAGTCGCCCGGGAAGTGTGTCCCCTACGCGGTTATTGAAG GCGTGGTGCGGTCGGCGAAGGAACCGCTGAGCAGCCAGTTCGTGGACAACTGCAAGGGAGTGATGGAGAGGTTGACCCTGAGGGAGAAGACGATGGTGTGGAACCGCACCACCCATCTGTG GAACGACTGCGAGAAGATCATCCACCAGCGCACCAACACCGTCCCGTTCGACCTGGCGTCCCACGACGACGGCGTGGCCACCACGGTGCGCGTGGTCCGGCCGCTGGACGCCGCCGAGCTGGACCTGGAGACCACGTACGAGAAGTTCCACCCCGCCGTCCGCTCCCTCACCAACGCCATCGGCCACTTCCTCAGCGGCGAGCGGCCCCGGGGCGTCCAGGAGACGGAGGAGATGCTGCGTGTGGGGGACAGCGTGACGGCGGTGGGGGAGCTGGTCCTGGACCGCGACGCGGTCCAGCTGCGGCCGCCCAAGCAGGACCTGCGCTACTTCCTGAGCCGGCGGAGCTACGACGCCCTCCTGGCGAAGCAGCGGCGCGGCGCCCGCGCCTGGGGGCTGCTGGCGCTGGCGTGCGGCCTGGCGGCCTGCGGCGCGCTGGCCTACGTCCTGTGGAGGCGGGGCCGGGACCGGCGGGCCCTGGCGCGGCTCGGCGGGGACGCCTGCGCCGTCTGCCTGAGCCGCCGCCGCGCCTGCGTCTTCCTCCACTGCGGCCACGTCTGCTCCTGCGAGGAGTGCTACCGCGCCCTGCCGCAGCCCAAGAGGTGCCCCATCTGCAGGGCCGCCGTGGACAGGGTGGTGGCGCTGTACAACAGCTGA
- the LOC114798568 gene encoding cytidine deaminase-like yields MEDTRNQNMQPGLEDRVVKALIQRSQKAKDFAYCPYSKFRVGAAVLTVDGSFFTGCNVENAASNLGICAERVALSKAVSEGHQRFKAIAIASDLKDDFISPCGGCRQFLIEFGSQWNVYLTKPDGSHRCMAVEALLPAAFTPEDIQKEKKEEEKAQSVEHNS; encoded by the exons ATGGAGGACACCAGGAATCAGAACATGCAGCCTGGATTAGAAGATAGGGTGGTAAAAGCCCTCATCCAACGATCGCAGAAAGCCAAAGACTTCGCCTACTGTCCATACAGCAAGTTCAGAGTGGGCGCTGCCGTCCTGACGGTCGATGGATCCTTTTTCACAG GGTGCAACGTGGAGAACGCGGCGAGCAACCTCGGAATCTGTGCTGAGAGGGTGGCCCTCTCGAAGGCCGTCTCAGAAGGCCACCAGCGATTCAAGGCCATTGCTATTGCCAG CGATCTTAAAGATGACTTCATTTCACCTTGTGGAGGTTGTCGACAGTTCCTGATTGAG TTCGGTTCCCAGTGGAACGTGTACTTGACCAAACCTGACGGGTCTCACCGCTGCATGGCGGTTGAAGCTCTGCTCCCAGCAGCCTTCACACCTGAGGACatccagaaggagaaaaaagaagaagaaaaggctcAGAGTGTTGAGCACAATTCATAA
- the LOC114798691 gene encoding protein FAM43B-like — translation MRPDESGAREEGGGAIGSPLSVSLRHSVSSSPPCSTLRSAMLPWRKSKFVLVEDEAASKPKSPGAGLTCHALLSSLLHSCPYLLPDCPLRWLGGVFRSRRHKVELNRDQPVYSVRYLGSAVTIAAKGDGCTQDAVAKIWARSDYGEQSVKTKLSVGPHGVRVGKTPGHLYSLNRVTYCAADPHRPKIFAWIYRHQVKNKAVVLRCHAVLLARAEKARALAASLLQNAAAALSEFRRLKRRSDFRHCRQQLLGEGAVPLVPLRRLLNGQCHYRPPDDRPSAAGRLCPIAEEEEEEEEEPGRDLSCSDNGRSCEATPDPATPPFPPPGSCGRILKTAGSI, via the coding sequence ATGCGGCCAGACGAGAGCGGagcgagggaggagggaggcggaGCCATCGGCTCGCCGCTCTCAGTCTCTCTCCGGCACTCAGTCTCTTCCTCTCCACCCTGCTCCACCCTCCGGTCGGCGATGCTGCCCTGGCGGAAGAGCAAGTTCGTCCTGGTGGAAGACGAAGCCGCGAGCAAGCCCAAGAGTCCGGGCGCCGGCCTGACCTGCCACGCCCTCCTGAGCTCCCTGCTGCACTCCTGCCCCTACCTGCTGCCCGACTGCCCCCTCCGCTGGCTGGGCGGAGTCTTCCGGAGCCGGCGGCACAAGGTGGAGCTGAACCGGGACCAGCCGGTCTACAGCGTGCGCTACCTGGGCAGCGCCGTCACCATCGCGGCCAAGGGGGACGGCTGCACCCAGGACGCGGTGGCCAAGATCTGGGCGCGGAGCGACTACGGCGAGCAGAGCGTCAAGACCAAGCTGAGCGTGGGGCCGCACGGGGTCCGCGTGGGCAAGACGCCCGGCCACCTCTACTCCCTCAACCGCGTCACCTACTGCGCCGCCGACCCCCACCGGCCCAAGATCTTCGCCTGGATCTACCGGCACCAGGTGAAGAACAAGGCggtggtgctgcgctgccacgCCGTCCTGCTGGCCAGGGCGGAGAAGGCCCGCGCCCTCGCCGCCAGCCTCCTGCagaacgccgccgccgccctcaGCGAGTTCAGGAGGCTGAAGAGGCGGAGCGACTTCCGCCACTGCCGCCAGCAGCTGCTGGGCGAGGGCGCGGTGCCCCTCGTCCCCCTGCGCCGCCTCCTCAACGGACAGTGCCACTACCGGCCGCCCGACGACAGGCCCAGCGCCGCCGGCCGCCTGTGCCCCAtcgccgaggaggaggaggaggaggaagaggaaccCGGGAGGGACCTCAGCTGCTCGGACAACGGACGCTCCTGTGAGgcgacccctgaccccgccacgccccctttccCGCCGCCGGGAAGCTGCGGCAGGATTTTAAAAACTGCCGGTTCTATTTGA